A genomic region of Branchiostoma lanceolatum isolate klBraLanc5 chromosome 4, klBraLanc5.hap2, whole genome shotgun sequence contains the following coding sequences:
- the LOC136432472 gene encoding autophagy-related protein 2 homolog B-like isoform X3, which yields MPWYFPWSDSIKKRAVRYLLQHYLGHFLQEKLTLDQLSVDLYNGKGIIKNVPLDVWSLNEVLEGTNAPVEMIDGYIGSISVAVPWSALLNDNCTMEIKGLEVTLQPKYRPENSNSMPGSMMNSIWQGSMTTSMQLAQECLKQEAAAGDEQEVQPFEGLELFAQTIETVLTRIKVTFVDTIVRIEHVPKDSKTGTALEIHIKRIEYFDECAADQGSPVDKDEPKLMQPAAVATKVFHMMGVTLHSDEFPESARTSARCSPNMSPQSSDSNLSPPLTPKMPSMMEGRGAESDPHPQVPSNPIKLGVCSGMQEIKVKVKQSESISGPKFDLECYLGSLNFFLSPRQVHLLMEMANEILTPASTSMSPEGRLNKPIRPEDYQKIESELQRQLYEDRQPKQAAAAGGWEDHIGDYHLAMGRHAMEGSQKKGLDDDDDDVYYSMAAGLNVQLPPLGQPPEVDLETSFGSNYSASSSDSARHRLPRNNSAHKFGYSSYAGGASSPFTATLPKGVTTNQKPSSRKRTPSGQELLEEEAKAERTHYRLKLSCLSITLLHNDPVATPTSKSDRPESSNLLLDMAEKYFADVMGYSTAAFGWKDLAAMKDRIAKACQYDHLQCVAAPVMLECDQKSNSSAHHHFQRTVADVSVGLLDLVECLYDRDSRSDLTSDPTEPTYTELLSFPDLQQQETTKSMFAALPTTSPCLKVKFKNVDKGAKGVYTKPPIPEVTVEVSSCECEVDISIVDRLNALLNPQPLAQMSSSSGMFSSIQPTASMTRQALFSQALDETPAACENPISLHILSPATKFHVRFPIPDLRPPNLDHLPWWKKHVRKEVLILDVTDFDFQTTLGMGDISQYELKFREVHGLYQRDSSEEAVSFCRISHGQSEGDIDAPVSSGFDWPRIVVTVKPYNAGSVLEEEEVESEPSTPNHSLEETLTGKQEPSVFSNKKVMFENEEMIMPGDQAELSHFQETTIATARICLEFSFPNVNLVLPDKAFYENLYNRINNDLCLWAPAAPSPVNPSDQYSLQGQVGLDLASQFMQGAGKDRFIMCKSALQYDSDTDDDDEFDSGPFDSGPFYSTSEIKQRQQRKQKQEQYRQRRAQSFVAVSVNIGHGRLALGTRIKDEEGKASEDRQGELLLEVKDGTIFVVVNYQGNPNLGYLFVQTNKAGVFHRGQVDDHTWEDIVGRATPDCPDQLDPLIYRSDSGVYTSLAGLVGTGGESLNMLSVGVRITLDTEKAETVKEFLVAVAVRGGTLRHKVFLQGQHWFTQMIDFLDVEDYPILGYTLPHILTELHIHLLGCAVDYRPVHLPMRAMLTMEKLSISSNIVVDSAISVLRFIVDDSALYLSANVRDQGPVDLKRNYVCVMDMGLFELKLTLNEGSDSKQPRVDLKASNNMLHIRTCSDSLAALTALLQYMAEDGDLRVEEMESSEEIRRKRQPSQSRPRSDSPIPQVLDHVQDQMAEAMMDVWDVNGDENGQPHAPLPPSSVATEDDSGSAADSGDDWGDDRDEDFCIIDDPGLGIMPRHGEPEVRVLTEEAIKVEDNHFSQPLGKSDLLKAPDHFPPAVLRYTLREMSVVWHMYGGSDFGKPHDRTAAKGSRSSSASPSPTHGNMQYVRSPQHSPAKAGAQRDSYSRHGRLGWQARGGPGRNTDVHVELQMNKVRLQHEVFPEDTEQASRQVLIITELEIRDRLASSQINKFLYQYTSEARPKQAHANMVMIKALHIRPDPHLKAQECCLRVSLLPLRLNIDQDAINFLRDFFLELADESGTCPDVPDSSMSPLAASPPSPVMLVGSPLFTDVAGEDPVRGAEGTDSSMTSSRGSGQSDSSPAGPIFFREFTFSPEVPIRLDYHGKRVDMEQGAFAGLLLGLSQLNNSELKLRRLNYRHGLLGYDKMVAYAVTEWGEDIRKNQLPGILGGVGPMHSLVQIVQGIVDLVWLPIEQYRKDGRIVRGLQRGASSFATSTAMATLELTNRVVQSIQTAAEFTYDMLSSGPSVRKLGQGTFIQHRMAQQPADVREGVTKAYNVVREGVTDTAHTIYRVAAEQHEQKGVTGAVGGVLRQIPPTMVKPVILATEATSNVIGGVRNQFLPDARREASEKWRSEEQK from the exons TTCTGACCAGAATAAAGGTGACTTTTGTGGACACAATAGTGAGGATTGAACATGTGCCTAAAGACTCCAAGACTGGGACTGCTCTGGAAATCCACATCAAAAG AATTGAGTACTTTGATGAGTGTGCAGCGGACCAGGGAAGTCCTGTAGATAAAGATGAGCCGAAGCTGATGCAGCCTGCAGCTGTAGCCACCAAGGTGTTCCACATGATGGGGGTCACCCTCCACTCCGACGAGTTCCCCGAGAGCGCCAGGACCAGTGCCAGATGTTCACCTAACATGTCTCCTCAG TCGTCAGATTCCAACCTCTCCCCACCGCTGACACCCAAGATGCCCTCCATgatggaggggaggggggcggagtcGGACCCCCACCCACAGGTCCCCTCCAACCCCATCAAGCTGGGGGTCTGCTCGGGCATGCAGGAgatcaaggtcaaggtcaaacagAGTGAAAGTATCTCAGGACCAAAG TTTGACCTGGAGTGCTACCTGGGGTCGTTGAACTTCTTCCTGAGCCCTCGACAGGTCCACCTGCTGATGGAGATGGCCAATGAGATCCTCACACCAG CCTCGACCAGTATGAGTCCAGAGGGTCGTCTCAACAAGCCCATCCGCCCTGAAGACTACCAGAAGATCGAGAGCGAACTCCAGCGACAGTTGTACGAGGATCGGCAGCCCAAACAGGCGGCGGCGGCGGGGGGATGGGAGGATCACATAGGGGACTACCACCTGGCTATGGGCAGACATGCCATGGAAGGGTCACAGAAGAAAGGACTAG atgatgatgatgacgatgtgTACTACTCCATGGCGGCGGGACTGAACGTACAGCTGCCTCCCCTGGGCCAGCCCCCGGAGGTGGACCTGGAGACATCCTTTGGGAGTAACTACAGCGCCAGTAGCAGTGACTCAGCTAGACACAGACTGCCCAGAA ACAACAGTGCTCACAAGTTTGGCTACAGCAGCTATGCCGGCGGGGCCTCCTCCCCCTTCACAGCCACCCTGCCCAAGGGGGTCACCACCAACCAGAAACCCTCCAGCAGAAAAAGAA CACCTTCAGGTCAAGAGTTATTGGAAGAGGAGGCCAAGGCAGAACGTACGCACTACCGACTCAAACTGAGCTGCCTGTCAATCACTCTCCTGCACAACGACCCCGTGGCCACGCCCACTAGTAAGAGTGACCGGCCAGAGTCCAGTAACCTCCTGCTGGACATGGCTGAGAAGTACTTTGCAGACGTGATGGGTTACAGTACGGCTGCGTTTGGCTGGAAGGACCTGGCTGCTATGAAGGACAGAATAGCCAAGGCATGCCAGTATGACCATCTACA ATGTGTGGCTGCACCTGTGATGCTGGAATGTGACCAGAAGTCCAACAGCAGTGCTCACCACCACTTCCAGCGGACGGTGGCAGACGTCAGCGTGGGTCTGCTGGACCTGGTGGAGTGTCTGTACGACAGGGACTCACGATCGGACCTGACCTCCGACCCCACAGAGCCTACATACACAGAG CTGCTGTCCTTCCCTGACCTTCAGCAGCAGGAGACCACTAAGTCCATGTTTGCTGCCCTCCCCACCACCAGCCCCTGCCTcaaggtcaagttcaagaatGTAGATAAAGGAGCAAAG GGTGTGTACACAAAGCCGCCCATCCCTGAGGTGACAGTAGAGGTCAGTAGCTGTGAGTGTGAAGTGGACATCAGTATAGTGGACAGACTGAACGCCCTGCTCAACCCCCAGCCCCTGGCCCAGATGAGCAGCTCCTCCGGCATGTTCAGCTCCATCCAGCCCACAGCCAGTATG ACGAGACAAGCCTTGTTCAGTCAAGCCTTAGACGAGACCCCCGCTGCATGTGAAAACCCCATCAGTCTGCATATATTATCTCCAGCTACCAAGTTCCATGTCAG GTTCCCGATCCCAGACCTGAGACCACCCAACCTGGACCATCTGCCATGGTGGAAAAAACACGTCAGAAAAGAGGTTCTCATCCTGGACGTGACAGACTTTGATTTCCAGACAACCCTGGGGATGGGGGACATCTCACAGTACGAGCTCAAGTTCCGAGAAGTCCATG GTCTTTACCAACGGGACTCATCAGAAGAAGCAGTGTCGTTTTGtcggatctcccatggccaatCAGAGGGGGACATTGACgctcctgtcagcagtggattTGACTGGCCAAG GATAGTTGTGACTGTAAAGCCGTACAACGCTGGCTCAGTGCTGGAGGAGGAAGAAGTTGAATCTGAGCCCAGCACACCAAACCACTCCCTGGAGGAAACACTGACTGGCAAACAGGAGCCCTCTGTCTTCTCCAACAAGAAAGTCATGTTTGAGAACGAAGAG ATGATCATGCCCGGTGACCAGGCAGAGTTGTCACACTTCCAGGAGACGACCATTGCCACAGCTAGGATATGTCTGGAGTTCTCCTTCCCCAATGTCAACCTAGTCTTGCCAGACAAAGCCTTTTATGAGAACCTGTACAATAG AATAAACAATGACCTGTGTCTGTGGGCGCCGGCTGCCCCGTCCCCGGTCAACCCGAGTGACCAGTACAGCCTGCAGGGTCAGGTCGGGCTGGACCTGGCCAGTCAGTTCATGCAGGGGGCAGGCAAGGACCGGTTCATCATGTGCAAGTCTGCTCTGCAGTACG ATTCTGATACagacgatgatgatgagttTGACAGCGGCCCGTTTGACAGCGGCCCGTTCTACTCAACGTCAGAGATCAAACAGAGACAGCAGAGGAAACAGAAACAGGAGCAGTACAGACAGAGGAGAGCGCAGAGCTTTGTGGCCGTCTCAGTCAACATCGGGCATGGCAGACTTGCCCTGGGTACAAGGATAAAG GATGAGGAGGGCAAGGCATCTGAAGACAGACAGGGGGAGCTGCTGCTGGAAGTGAAGGATGGGACCATCTTTGTGGTGGTGAACTACCAAGGAAACCCTAACCTGGGCTATCTGTTTGTGCAAACCAACAAAGCTGGGGTTTTCCACCGAG GTCAGGTTGATGACCACACCTGGGAGGACATAGTGGGCCGAGCCACACCGGACTGCCCTGACCAGCTGGACCCCCTGATCTACCGGTCTGACAGCGGCGTGTACACCAGTCTGGCCGGGCTGGTTGGCACAGGAGGAGAGAGTCTCAACATGCTGTCTGTGGGAGTCAGGATCACGTTAGACACAGAGAAGGCAGAAACTGTCAAG GAGTTCTTAGTTGCTGTTGCTGTGCGAGGAGGAACCTTAAGACACAAGGTGTTTCTGCAAGGACAGCACTGGTTTACACAG ATGATAGATTTCCTGGATGTAGAAGACTACCCTATCTTAGGTTACACATTACCACACATCCTGACAGAGCTGCATATCCACCTGCTGGGCTGTGCTGTAGACTACAG ACCAGTCCATCTGCCAATGAGGGCCATGCTCACCATGGAGAAACTCAGCATATCCAGCAATATTGTTGTAGATTCTGCTATTTCTGTATTAAG ATTTATCGTAGATGACTCTGCGTTGTACCTGTCTGCTAATGTGAGGGACCAAGGACCAGTAGACCTAAAGAGAA ACTATGTTTGTGTGATGGACATGGGCCTGTTTGAACTCAAGCTGACCTTAAACGAAGGCAGTGACTCA AAACAGCCCAGGGTAGACCTGAAGGCCTCCAACAACATGCTACATATCCGGACCTGCAGCGACTCGCTCGCCGCCCTGAcggctctgctgcagtacatgGCAGAGGATGGGGACCTGAGGGTGGAAGAGATGGAGTCTAGTGAGGAAATCAGGAGAAAG AGACAGCCCTCCCAGTCCAGACCTCGCTCGGACAGCCCCATCCCCCAGGTGCTGGACCATGTACAGGACCAGATGGCTGAAGCCATGATGGACGTATGGGATGTCAATGGTG ATGAGAATGGCCAAccccacgcccccctcccaccttcgTCTGTGGCGACCGAGGACGACTCGGGCAGTGCCGCTGACAGTGGGGACGACTGGGGTGATGACAGAGATGAGGATTTCTGTATCATCGATGACCCTGGACTTGGCATCATG CCTAGACACGGTGAGCCCGAGGTCCGTGTGCTGACAGAAGAAGCCATCAAGGTGGAAGATAACCACTTCAGCCAGCCGCTGGGGAAGTCGGACCTGCTGAAGGCCCCCGACCACTTTCCCCCGGCCGTGCTGAGGTACACCCTCAGGGAGATGTCTGTAGTCTGGCACATGTACGGAGGCTCCGACTTTGGAAAGCCACACGATAGAACAGCTGctaaag GGAGTCGCTCCAGCAGTGCGAGCCCCAGCCCAACACATGGCAACATGCA GTATGTGAGAAGTCCTCAGCACTCTCCAGCTAAGGCAGGTGCCCAGAGGGACAGCTACAGCAGACACGGGCGGCTGGGCTGGCAGGCCAGGGGGGGCCCGGGCAGGAACACCGACGTGCATGTGGAGCTGCAGATGAACAAG GTGCGGTTACAACACGAGGTGTTCCCGGAGGACACGGAGCAGGCATCTCGCCAGGTGCTGATCATCACGGAGCTGGAGATCAGGGACAGGCTGGCCTCCTCACAGATCAACAAGTTCCTGTATCAGTACACCTCCGAGGCCAGGCCAAAACAGGCTCACGCCAACATG GTGATGATCAAGGCCCTACATATCCGACCAGACCCCCATCTGAAGGCCCAGGAGTGCTGCCTCAGGGTCTCCCTCCTGCCTCTCAGACTTAACATAGATCAG GATGCCATCAACTTCCTGAGAGACTTCTTTTTAGAGCTTGCTGATGAATCTGGCACCTGCCCTG ATGTACCAGACAGCAGTATGAGTCCCCTGGCGGCCTCCCCTCCCAGCCCGGTGATGCTGGTGGGGTCACCACTGTTCACTGATGTGGCGGGTGAAGATCCTGTCAGAGGGGCAGAGGGCACAGACTCCAGCATGACCTCCTCCAGGGGCAGTGGGCAGTCAGACTCTAGTCCTGCTGGACCTATCTTCTTCAG AGAGTTCACCTTTTCTCCTGAGGTGCCCATCAGACTAGACTACCACGGGAAGAGGGTAGACATGGAACAG GGTGCATTTGCAGGTTTGCTGCTAGGACTCAGTCAACTCAACAACTCTGAGCTGAAGCTGAGAAGACTCAACTATAGACACGG GCTGCTGGGGTATGACAAGATGGTGGCCTACGCTGTGACAGAGTGGGGCGAGGACATCAGGAAAAACCAACTTCCAGGAATCCTGGGTGGCGTAGGACCCATGCACTCTCTAGTACAAATAG TCCAAGGTATAGTAGACCTGGTGTGGCTGCCAATTGAACAGTACCGCAAGGACGGTCGCATCGTCCGAGGTCTCCAGAGAGGGGCGAGCTCCTTCGCTACGTCCACCGCCATGGCCACCCTGGAGCTGACCAACCGGGTGGTTCAGTCCATCCAGACGGCAGCGGAGTTCACGTACGACATGTTGTCATCAGGACCCAGCGTCAGGAAGCTGGGGCAGGGGACATTCATCCAGCACCGCATGGCTCAACAGCCGGCCGATGTTCGGGAGGGCGTTACGAAGGCTTACAATGTGGTCAGGGAG GGTGTTACAGACACAGCCCACACCATCTACCGTGTAGCAGCGGAGCAGCACGAGCAGAAGGGCGTGACAGGCGCCGTGGGAGGGGTGCTGCGTCAGATCCCCCCCACCATGGTCAAACCCGTCATCCTGGCTACCGAGGCCACGTCAAACGTCATCGGGGGCGTTCGCAACCAGTTCCTGCCGGACGCTCGACGCGAGGCCTCGGAAAAGTGGCGGTCGGAGGAGCAAAAATAG